A genome region from Candidatus Thermoplasmatota archaeon includes the following:
- a CDS encoding CBS domain-containing protein encodes MRVKNIMTEDPIVVKLPGTRTEILRIMVTKKLTGVPIVKKDGTYVGFVARKHIFASPTEEQLALLVQKDWPTTIKTGKVEDVARLFVEGDIHHMPVVSKKKVVGMLTPADFLEAVQKKNVDTPVSELTRSPCVPVYEKTPLKVALEIIKVAKVFALPVLDKTGKLSGIITDRDIFNQSHINGSIAISDLGLGEDEDSWSWDGLRNVMKLYYEESKIDLPKIDVEEVMVKKPVTVFEKTGAAEAAKMMMMEDFGQLPVIDMNDRLVAMLYELDVVATLVQ; translated from the coding sequence ATGAGGGTAAAGAACATAATGACAGAAGACCCCATCGTGGTGAAGCTACCCGGGACCAGGACAGAGATACTCAGGATAATGGTCACGAAGAAGCTCACGGGCGTTCCGATCGTCAAGAAGGACGGGACCTACGTGGGGTTCGTCGCCAGGAAGCACATCTTCGCAAGCCCAACGGAAGAACAGCTCGCCCTATTGGTCCAGAAGGACTGGCCAACGACGATCAAGACCGGAAAGGTCGAGGACGTGGCCAGACTCTTCGTGGAGGGTGACATTCATCACATGCCGGTCGTCTCGAAGAAGAAGGTGGTCGGAATGCTCACTCCCGCGGACTTCCTCGAGGCCGTGCAGAAGAAGAACGTGGACACTCCGGTCAGCGAGCTCACCAGATCCCCTTGCGTTCCCGTCTACGAGAAGACTCCCCTGAAAGTGGCGCTCGAGATCATCAAGGTGGCAAAGGTGTTCGCACTTCCCGTCCTCGACAAGACGGGGAAGCTGAGCGGGATCATCACCGACCGGGACATCTTCAACCAGAGCCACATCAACGGGAGCATTGCCATCTCGGACCTGGGCCTGGGAGAGGACGAGGACTCTTGGTCCTGGGACGGCCTCAGGAACGTCATGAAGCTCTACTACGAGGAATCGAAGATCGACCTTCCGAAGATCGATGTCGAAGAGGTCATGGTGAAGAAACCTGTCACGGTGTTCGAGAAGACGGGGGCCGCGGAAGCCGCCAAGATGATGATGATGGAGGACTTCGGTCAGCTCCCGGTGATAGACATGAACGACAGGCTGGTCGCCATGCTCTACGAGCTTGATGTAGTAGCCACTCTTGTCCAATAG
- a CDS encoding glycine--tRNA ligase, producing the protein MPGRYDDIMSLSVRKGFIWPTADIYGGFGGFYDYGHLGAGLKRKWEDAWLRHFVKSEDNYYLVDTTTILPYRSLKASGHVDHFTDVMAKCSNCGESFRGDQLLEDATGASAEGMSPDDIDAKLGELRLKCPECEGEFEATELFNMMFPLAVGPAGTDDAFLRPETAQGVYLNFKREFEALRRRIPMGLAITGRAFRNEISPRQGTYRMREFIQAELQIFFDPEDEGFPSSMSLSDFDGLGVRVTFEEDRENVQTLSCQELMDKGLPWFYVAHMAKVQSFYTDLLGYPPEKFRFAELGEDERAFYNKIHFDIQIDMGSLGGFKEVAGVHYRTDHDLSGHEKESHEKMSVSSGGRRFIPHVLELSFGVDRNVWSLLDTFYEKNERSILKLPPPLAPIEAGVFPLLSKDGLPELAREVHTRLREEFDCFYDASGSIGKRYARMDEIGTPYCITIDHDSLKDNTVTVRERDTTDQTREGIDALPDVLRNLLRTF; encoded by the coding sequence TTGCCTGGCAGATACGACGACATCATGTCCTTATCTGTGAGAAAGGGCTTCATCTGGCCAACCGCGGACATATACGGAGGGTTTGGCGGATTCTACGACTACGGCCATCTCGGTGCGGGCCTGAAGAGGAAATGGGAGGACGCCTGGCTCCGCCATTTCGTCAAGTCCGAGGACAACTACTACCTCGTCGACACGACGACCATCCTCCCGTACAGGAGCCTGAAGGCCTCGGGTCACGTTGACCACTTCACCGACGTCATGGCGAAGTGCTCGAATTGCGGGGAGTCCTTTCGCGGGGACCAGCTCCTGGAGGATGCCACCGGTGCCTCCGCAGAGGGCATGTCCCCTGATGACATCGACGCAAAGTTGGGAGAGCTCCGCCTCAAATGCCCGGAGTGCGAGGGCGAGTTCGAGGCCACGGAGCTTTTCAACATGATGTTCCCACTCGCCGTCGGCCCGGCCGGGACGGACGACGCCTTTCTGAGACCGGAGACCGCCCAAGGGGTCTACCTGAACTTCAAGCGGGAGTTCGAGGCCCTGAGAAGGAGGATCCCGATGGGTCTGGCCATCACGGGACGCGCGTTCAGGAACGAGATATCGCCGAGGCAGGGAACGTATCGGATGAGGGAGTTCATCCAGGCCGAGCTGCAGATATTCTTCGACCCGGAGGATGAGGGATTTCCGAGCTCCATGAGCCTCTCCGACTTCGACGGGCTGGGCGTGAGGGTGACCTTCGAGGAGGACAGGGAGAACGTGCAGACACTGAGCTGCCAGGAACTCATGGACAAGGGCCTCCCGTGGTTCTACGTCGCCCACATGGCGAAGGTGCAGAGCTTCTACACGGACCTGCTGGGGTACCCGCCCGAGAAGTTCAGGTTCGCCGAGCTGGGGGAGGACGAGCGGGCCTTCTACAACAAGATACACTTCGACATCCAGATCGACATGGGTTCCCTTGGCGGGTTCAAGGAGGTCGCCGGCGTTCACTACAGGACGGACCACGACCTGAGCGGGCACGAGAAGGAGTCGCACGAGAAGATGAGCGTCTCCAGCGGGGGAAGGCGGTTCATTCCTCACGTGCTCGAGCTGAGCTTCGGTGTCGACAGGAACGTCTGGTCTCTCCTGGACACGTTCTATGAGAAGAACGAGAGGTCCATCTTGAAGCTCCCACCGCCGCTCGCACCGATCGAGGCGGGAGTGTTCCCGCTCCTGTCAAAGGACGGTCTACCGGAGTTGGCGCGGGAGGTCCACACCCGGCTGAGAGAGGAGTTCGACTGCTTCTACGACGCCTCCGGGTCGATAGGGAAGAGGTATGCCAGGATGGATGAGATCGGCACGCCCTACTGCATCACGATCGATCACGATTCGCTGAAGGACAACACCGTGACGGTCAGGGAAAGGGACACGACGGACCAGACCAGGGAGGGAATCGATGCCCTGCCGGACGTCCTTCGAAATCTCCTGAGGACCTTCTGA
- a CDS encoding cyclic 2,3-diphosphoglycerate synthase codes for MGAAGRDFCLFNYNFRDNEDYEVVAFTAAQIPDIVDRKYPPSLAGKLYPEGIPIHPEEDLRKLMREHDVDEVVFAYSDVPHEVVMHKASIATANGADFVLMGTKKSMIESKVPIISVCAVRTGAGKSQTTRKITQILLDKGRKVVVIRHPMPYGDLEEQAVQRFETYEDLDKHDTTIEEREEYEPHIDRGIVVFAGVDYEKILREAEKEAEIIVWDGGNNDTPFYKPKLQIVLTDPHRAGDEVGYHPGEANVLMADVIIVNKVETAKPDDVERVKENVRRLNPDAVLIEAASPITVRDTEPIHKKRVLVIEDGPTVTHGDMEYGAGTIAAKRFGASEMVDPRPHAVGSIKETLKKYPHLGNLLPAMGYTDQQIKELEETINSADCDVVVSGTPIDLKRILTVNKPVVRVRYELLEIGRPNLDDILDDF; via the coding sequence ATGGGGGCGGCAGGAAGGGATTTCTGCCTTTTCAACTACAACTTCAGGGACAACGAGGACTACGAGGTCGTGGCGTTCACGGCAGCGCAGATCCCGGACATCGTGGATCGGAAGTACCCGCCCTCTCTCGCGGGGAAGCTCTACCCTGAAGGCATACCCATCCATCCGGAGGAGGACCTGCGAAAGCTCATGAGAGAACACGATGTCGACGAGGTCGTGTTCGCCTATAGCGACGTCCCGCACGAGGTCGTCATGCACAAGGCCTCGATCGCGACCGCCAACGGAGCGGACTTCGTGCTCATGGGGACGAAGAAGAGCATGATCGAGTCCAAAGTGCCCATTATCTCCGTCTGCGCTGTTCGGACGGGAGCGGGGAAGAGCCAGACGACGCGCAAGATAACGCAGATACTCCTCGACAAGGGCAGGAAGGTCGTGGTCATCAGGCACCCCATGCCCTACGGCGACCTGGAGGAGCAAGCGGTCCAGAGGTTCGAGACGTACGAGGACCTGGACAAGCACGACACGACGATCGAGGAGAGGGAGGAGTACGAGCCACACATCGACCGCGGGATAGTGGTCTTTGCGGGAGTGGACTACGAAAAGATCCTGCGGGAGGCGGAGAAGGAGGCCGAGATCATAGTCTGGGACGGCGGGAACAACGATACGCCGTTCTACAAGCCCAAGCTGCAGATCGTGCTCACGGACCCGCACAGGGCGGGGGACGAGGTGGGCTACCACCCCGGCGAGGCGAACGTCCTGATGGCCGATGTCATCATAGTGAACAAGGTGGAGACGGCCAAGCCGGACGACGTCGAGCGCGTGAAGGAGAACGTGAGACGACTGAACCCGGACGCTGTCCTGATCGAGGCGGCCTCTCCGATAACGGTGCGTGACACGGAACCCATCCACAAGAAGCGGGTACTCGTCATCGAGGACGGCCCGACGGTGACGCACGGTGACATGGAGTACGGGGCGGGCACGATCGCGGCGAAGCGGTTCGGCGCCTCCGAGATGGTCGACCCGAGACCGCACGCGGTCGGGTCCATAAAGGAGACGCTCAAGAAGTACCCGCACCTGGGCAATCTCCTGCCCGCCATGGGCTACACGGACCAGCAGATCAAGGAGCTGGAGGAGACGATAAACTCCGCTGACTGCGACGTCGTCGTGAGCGGGACGCCCATCGACCTCAAACGGATACTCACCGTCAACAAGCCGGTCGTGCGGGTGAGGTACGAGCTGCTGGAGATCGGACGGCCCAACCTAGATGACATCTTGGACGACTTCTAG
- a CDS encoding transcriptional regulator — MVIEIEQGTLEERVLRILLEAYPVTLKDLKWELKISEVKLDLVLKKFVMRGIVELEELPDTTFIRLLRSDFVFVGRKASQKKRFKRKGGRKKGEDYDGIMFQ; from the coding sequence GTGGTCATCGAGATCGAGCAGGGCACGCTCGAGGAGAGAGTCCTGCGCATCCTTCTCGAAGCGTATCCGGTCACCTTGAAGGATCTGAAGTGGGAGCTCAAGATATCCGAGGTCAAGCTGGACCTCGTCCTGAAGAAGTTCGTCATGAGAGGGATAGTCGAGCTGGAGGAGCTTCCCGACACGACCTTCATCAGGCTTCTCCGCTCGGACTTCGTGTTCGTGGGGAGGAAGGCCAGCCAGAAGAAGAGGTTCAAGCGCAAGGGGGGAAGGAAAAAGGGAGAGGACTACGACGGGATCATGTTCCAGTAG
- a CDS encoding tRNA uridine(34) 5-carboxymethylaminomethyl modification radical SAM/GNAT enzyme Elp3, which yields MDIVDELVGLLLSGEIQTREELQRAKIALCKEHSVSGLPRSSEILSRVPKTSVEDLRHLLVKKPQRTLSGVAVVAVMTKPGLCPHGKCLYCPGGVESGTPQSYTGKEPAALRAARHTYDPFRQVRDRVRQLGNVGHSTDKVDLIVMGGTFTAFDEEYQKDFIKGCFDGLNDDLSSNLEEAQERNETAGNRCIGLTIETRPDCFLDSDVERALSYGVTRVELGVQTTNEEVLRRVSRGHGIKEVVEATRRAKDAGLKVCYHLMPGLPGMTPEDDVGTFREVFEDPAYRPDMLKIYPTAVVKGTGLYTMWKNGEFEPYDTQTVAELIARIKSMTPHWVRIQRIQRDIPIPLTEAGARKGHLRQLAKQLLLEQGKKCNCIRCREAGRIESSDDISVENAELVRREYEASARQEAFLSFEAGEALFGYARLRDCGDIARLRELRVLGELVPLSERPGRRWQHQGIGALLLDECERIAKDEWGSDRLHVTSGVGTRKYYEKLGFSRSGPYMGKLL from the coding sequence GTGGACATAGTCGATGAGCTGGTCGGTCTGCTCCTGAGCGGGGAGATACAGACCAGGGAGGAGCTTCAGCGGGCGAAGATCGCTCTCTGCAAGGAGCACTCCGTGTCGGGCCTTCCGAGGAGCTCCGAGATACTCTCCAGGGTCCCTAAGACAAGCGTCGAGGACCTCCGGCACCTGCTGGTCAAGAAGCCCCAGAGAACGCTCTCGGGCGTGGCGGTCGTCGCAGTGATGACAAAGCCCGGCCTGTGCCCGCACGGGAAGTGCCTGTACTGCCCCGGCGGCGTGGAGAGCGGGACACCGCAGTCCTACACGGGAAAGGAGCCAGCCGCACTTCGAGCCGCCCGCCATACCTATGATCCCTTCCGACAGGTGCGGGACAGGGTCCGGCAGCTGGGGAACGTGGGCCATTCGACGGATAAGGTCGATCTCATAGTCATGGGAGGGACATTCACAGCCTTCGATGAGGAATATCAGAAGGATTTCATCAAAGGGTGCTTCGACGGGCTCAACGATGACCTCTCCTCGAACCTGGAAGAGGCGCAGGAGAGGAACGAGACCGCGGGGAACAGGTGCATCGGCCTGACAATAGAGACGAGGCCTGACTGCTTCCTCGATAGCGATGTCGAGCGGGCTCTGTCGTACGGCGTCACGCGGGTCGAGCTCGGCGTCCAGACGACCAACGAGGAGGTCCTGCGCCGTGTGAGTCGCGGACACGGGATCAAGGAGGTCGTAGAGGCCACCAGGCGCGCCAAGGACGCCGGTCTGAAGGTCTGCTATCATCTCATGCCGGGTCTACCGGGAATGACTCCTGAAGACGATGTGGGGACGTTCAGGGAAGTGTTCGAGGACCCCGCCTACAGACCGGACATGTTGAAGATCTATCCGACCGCGGTCGTCAAGGGAACCGGCCTATACACGATGTGGAAGAACGGCGAGTTCGAGCCTTACGACACGCAGACGGTTGCCGAGCTGATCGCCAGAATCAAGAGCATGACACCGCACTGGGTGAGGATCCAGCGCATACAAAGGGACATCCCCATCCCGCTGACGGAGGCGGGCGCGAGAAAGGGCCACTTGCGGCAGCTCGCCAAGCAGCTCCTCTTGGAGCAGGGGAAGAAGTGCAACTGCATCAGGTGCAGGGAAGCGGGTCGGATCGAGAGCAGTGATGACATCTCGGTCGAGAATGCCGAGCTCGTCCGGAGGGAATACGAGGCGTCTGCTCGCCAGGAGGCGTTCCTCTCATTCGAGGCTGGGGAGGCCCTCTTCGGTTACGCGCGGCTGAGGGATTGCGGAGACATCGCGAGGCTCAGGGAGCTCAGGGTGCTGGGAGAGCTCGTGCCCTTGAGCGAAAGGCCCGGCAGAAGGTGGCAACACCAGGGGATCGGGGCGCTCCTCCTGGATGAATGCGAGAGAATCGCCAAGGATGAATGGGGATCGGACCGCCTCCACGTGACAAGCGGTGTGGGGACGCGCAAGTACTACGAAAAGCTCGGATTCTCCAGATCTGGACCCTACATGGGCAAGTTGCTCTGA
- a CDS encoding amidohydrolase family protein: MSGWVLTENGLKEGSIGFEDGLVQEFTGQRVKDAIARGIVMPTLANAHTHIGDSFITEELRGTISEIVAPPNGLKHRRLREARREDVVDAMRLTAKRMFESGTTAFFDFREGGLDGVSMLYESCLGLDVRPVAYGRLAGMRFDGREMASLLKVVNGIGVSSMSDWDRSELEKVSEAARREGVPFALHASEDKREDIDRILDLKPSFLVHMTCATDSDLEVCANNDVPVVICPRSNAFFGRLIDIPRMLSKGVRLMLGTDNAMISSPSVLEEMKFAYYAGKLKGGIGLLDVIGMLISSRKGLNGEGALGLTVGKKPDFMVLAPQSHSPQLKHILRASEADISLVCMGEKTWMKHGVRLVEIEETEGGNG; this comes from the coding sequence GTGAGCGGTTGGGTGCTGACCGAGAACGGTCTGAAAGAGGGCAGCATCGGGTTCGAGGACGGTCTTGTCCAGGAGTTCACCGGCCAGAGGGTCAAGGACGCGATCGCCCGAGGGATCGTGATGCCCACGCTCGCAAACGCGCACACGCACATAGGGGATTCATTCATCACGGAGGAGCTACGGGGGACGATCTCCGAGATAGTCGCCCCGCCAAACGGCCTCAAGCACAGGAGGCTGCGGGAGGCTAGGCGGGAGGACGTTGTTGACGCGATGAGACTTACCGCCAAGCGCATGTTCGAGAGCGGGACGACCGCCTTCTTCGACTTCAGGGAGGGCGGACTCGACGGCGTCTCCATGCTCTACGAGTCCTGCCTGGGACTCGATGTCAGACCGGTCGCGTACGGAAGACTGGCTGGGATGAGGTTCGACGGCCGTGAGATGGCCTCGCTCCTCAAGGTCGTCAACGGCATCGGCGTCAGCTCGATGAGCGATTGGGACCGCTCGGAGCTCGAGAAGGTCTCGGAGGCCGCGCGGCGAGAGGGTGTCCCTTTCGCGCTCCACGCGAGCGAGGACAAGCGCGAGGACATCGACCGGATACTGGACTTGAAGCCCAGCTTCCTTGTCCACATGACGTGTGCAACGGACTCCGATCTGGAGGTCTGCGCGAACAACGACGTGCCAGTGGTCATCTGCCCCCGCTCAAATGCCTTCTTCGGAAGACTGATAGACATCCCGAGGATGCTGAGCAAGGGAGTCAGGCTCATGCTGGGAACGGACAATGCGATGATATCGAGCCCCTCGGTCTTGGAGGAGATGAAGTTCGCCTACTACGCGGGCAAACTGAAGGGAGGAATCGGGCTGCTGGATGTCATCGGAATGCTGATCAGCTCCAGAAAAGGTTTAAATGGAGAGGGCGCTTTAGGCTTAACCGTCGGGAAAAAGCCAGATTTCATGGTTCTGGCTCCACAGAGCCACAGTCCACAATTGAAGCATATTCTGAGAGCTTCGGAAGCGGACATTTCGTTGGTTTGCATGGGAGAGAAGACATGGATGAAGCATGGTGTGAGACTCGTCGAAATCGAGGAGACCGAAGGAGGTAACGGATGA
- a CDS encoding NAD(P)H-dependent oxidoreductase — MVKILVGYYSNSGNTKAMAEAVAEGARSEGADVDLKSVEDVDMEELLGYDAIVLGSPTYYGVMAADVKDLIDRSVTHHGDLEGKVGGAFSSSAHIGGGNETTILSILQALLIHGMVVPGVANGNHYGPVSIGKPSDDVKAECTSYGARIARLAERTSAKTI, encoded by the coding sequence ATGGTCAAGATTCTAGTAGGCTATTACTCCAATAGCGGGAACACGAAGGCGATGGCCGAGGCCGTCGCTGAGGGGGCAAGGTCCGAGGGAGCCGACGTCGACCTGAAGAGCGTTGAGGACGTGGACATGGAAGAGCTTCTCGGCTACGATGCGATCGTGCTCGGTTCGCCCACCTACTACGGCGTCATGGCCGCCGATGTGAAGGACCTCATCGACCGGAGCGTGACGCACCACGGAGACCTGGAGGGCAAGGTCGGCGGGGCGTTCTCCTCGAGCGCTCATATCGGAGGCGGCAACGAGACCACGATCCTCTCGATACTCCAGGCTCTGCTCATTCACGGGATGGTCGTTCCTGGCGTGGCCAATGGGAACCACTACGGCCCGGTCTCGATCGGGAAGCCCAGCGATGATGTGAAGGCGGAGTGCACGAGCTACGGTGCCAGGATCGCGCGGCTGGCGGAGAGGACGTCCGCAAAGACCATATGA
- a CDS encoding cupin domain-containing protein, with translation MIFRLDFSPSVIMTEQYLVSDIASSIEFADDGIVSKTILDTPKSKVVLFCMSGGQSLSEHTAAMPAVIHVLRGSGTVRLDQDEHPAKEGVWIYMPAGQIHAVNAESDLVFLLTLFR, from the coding sequence TTGATATTCCGACTTGACTTCTCCCCTTCGGTCATAATGACGGAACAATACTTGGTCTCCGATATCGCGTCCTCGATCGAGTTCGCAGATGACGGCATCGTGAGTAAGACGATCCTGGACACCCCGAAGTCGAAGGTCGTGCTGTTCTGCATGTCGGGCGGGCAGTCGCTCTCCGAGCACACCGCCGCCATGCCCGCCGTGATTCACGTCCTCCGCGGGAGTGGCACGGTCAGGCTCGACCAGGACGAGCACCCCGCCAAAGAGGGCGTCTGGATATACATGCCCGCCGGGCAGATCCATGCCGTCAATGCGGAATCCGACCTGGTCTTCCTTCTGACCCTGTTCCGGTGA
- a CDS encoding helix-turn-helix domain-containing protein has protein sequence MSFEISVVSNTPLTPLKNLDEVATLFLGQIGFLPKGYDSKSAKRSIPYRLFVDCLLKRPEKGWTAEQLSVKLKTTKPTIYRHLNKLKYMDLLEEMAVKDGKEERKGYRIRYGNLEKAWNFVEAHVDVAMENYRTTVEHMGKLAKERR, from the coding sequence ATGTCCTTTGAGATCTCTGTCGTCAGCAACACACCTTTGACGCCGCTGAAGAATCTCGACGAGGTCGCAACGCTATTCCTGGGGCAGATAGGATTCCTCCCGAAGGGCTATGATTCGAAGTCGGCGAAGAGGAGCATCCCATACCGGCTCTTCGTTGACTGTCTTCTGAAACGGCCCGAGAAGGGCTGGACCGCTGAGCAGCTGTCCGTGAAGCTGAAGACCACGAAGCCCACGATATACAGGCACTTGAACAAGCTGAAGTACATGGACCTGCTGGAGGAAATGGCCGTCAAGGACGGGAAGGAGGAGAGGAAGGGCTACCGCATCCGGTACGGGAATCTCGAGAAGGCATGGAACTTCGTCGAGGCGCATGTCGATGTCGCGATGGAGAACTACAGAACGACGGTGGAACACATGGGAAAGCTAGCCAAAGAGAGGAGGTGA
- a CDS encoding ATP-binding cassette domain-containing protein: MHEFDAKALLGRFLFKGDMVQQQVKKLSGGEKARLSILKLVLSPLSLLLLDEPTNHLDIPAQQVVAAAINSYKGTACIVSHDRYFLDSVANKILSFRSGKLELFSGNYTNYRAQVTSGRLDEQVEAVVKYVVDKKFTDWYTGRRYVPGDIVEISEDEFSNFRWALETGRLVPMKRNETTERRKNRRNAA, translated from the coding sequence ATGCACGAATTCGACGCAAAGGCCCTGTTGGGGAGGTTCCTGTTCAAGGGGGATATGGTCCAGCAACAGGTCAAGAAACTCTCTGGGGGCGAGAAGGCTAGGCTGTCGATACTGAAGCTTGTCCTATCACCGTTGAGCCTCCTGCTTCTCGACGAACCGACAAACCATCTGGACATACCGGCGCAACAGGTGGTCGCTGCCGCGATCAACAGCTACAAGGGGACAGCGTGCATCGTCTCCCACGACAGGTACTTCCTGGATTCGGTGGCCAACAAAATCCTCAGCTTCAGGAGTGGGAAACTGGAGTTGTTTAGCGGCAATTACACAAACTATCGCGCACAGGTAACGAGCGGAAGGTTGGATGAGCAGGTCGAAGCGGTGGTAAAATACGTGGTGGACAAGAAGTTCACGGACTGGTACACCGGGCGACGATACGTTCCTGGAGACATCGTGGAGATATCAGAGGATGAGTTTAGCAATTTCCGCTGGGCGCTGGAGACCGGAAGACTAGTGCCTATGAAGCGGAACGAAACAACCGAGCGGCGCAAGAACAGGAGGAATGCAGCATAA
- a CDS encoding DUF11 domain-containing protein: MRSCVVLFLLIQLLFFSQFLQTSSGQDVIFDHNEIWGNGTYNIVSKSNAVAQSFVASSHYTLTKISLHVKATKVADLNVTLQTSNFGLPSGAEIGYFGASSSPPLVTHEWMDFHALNDIDIAESTEYWIVTKCPEAKPNGYLWYTSDADAYPQGMMAVDDTGAGQVWSLNSADDEMFRIWGSPLSSTLYFDIVVDQETAEPGDTLRFTMFFNNTGNADSAMVWINDSLPSGLGYLSDTASNLPFYSGGYRNGGDLHYNFTDVSPGSHSFVLRVEVNESVPLGSEVTNWAYMDYTDSMGFYVSSLGDGAMCRIEYHEPSIIVEMVADKEEVEGQDIVTYTIYFNNTGTGTANRVWINNTMPVNVEFLTSSPPPALNDGRDIRFAFDDVAPGTHSLTLAVVVEDGLPGDTTFVNSVVLNYTNSRDIPREGSFDSVISVLVNAGSEGGEETPISSSLIFSIVLVVGSISAGATFVVMNRRKPVIDEVFFLHRSGELIRHYTRRMKPDVDSDILSGMLVAVQDFVSDTFKFRKGELNQLKFGEYRIAIIRCKNAILAAVTAGPEPKKLESQLREVCKEIETKLGGKLEKWSGMPDELSDADDIVKKLIIDKY, translated from the coding sequence GTGAGGTCTTGCGTTGTCCTCTTTCTCTTAATCCAGCTGTTGTTCTTCTCGCAATTCCTTCAAACATCATCCGGTCAGGACGTCATTTTCGACCACAACGAGATATGGGGGAATGGCACGTACAACATCGTCTCGAAGAGCAACGCGGTTGCCCAGTCCTTCGTGGCATCTAGTCATTACACGCTTACGAAAATCAGTCTGCACGTCAAGGCGACCAAGGTCGCGGACCTGAACGTGACCCTGCAGACGTCCAACTTCGGCCTGCCCTCCGGGGCAGAAATCGGGTATTTCGGCGCGTCCTCATCGCCACCATTGGTCACTCACGAGTGGATGGACTTCCATGCCCTCAACGATATCGACATAGCGGAGAGCACGGAATACTGGATAGTCACTAAATGCCCTGAGGCGAAGCCCAACGGTTACTTGTGGTACACGTCCGACGCGGACGCCTATCCTCAGGGAATGATGGCTGTCGATGACACCGGAGCAGGTCAGGTCTGGTCGCTGAACTCCGCGGACGATGAGATGTTCCGAATCTGGGGATCCCCTCTGAGTTCCACTCTGTATTTCGACATAGTCGTCGACCAGGAGACCGCGGAACCCGGGGACACTCTGAGGTTCACGATGTTCTTCAACAATACTGGCAACGCGGATTCCGCGATGGTGTGGATAAATGACAGCCTTCCATCCGGACTGGGATACCTCAGCGACACGGCCAGCAATCTTCCATTCTATTCCGGAGGATACCGAAACGGGGGTGACCTCCACTACAACTTCACCGATGTGTCGCCTGGCAGCCATTCCTTCGTGCTGAGAGTTGAGGTCAACGAATCGGTTCCCTTGGGTTCTGAGGTGACCAACTGGGCATACATGGACTACACAGATTCCATGGGGTTCTACGTTTCCAGCCTCGGTGACGGGGCAATGTGCAGGATCGAGTATCACGAGCCGAGCATCATCGTGGAGATGGTTGCGGACAAGGAAGAGGTCGAAGGCCAGGACATCGTCACATACACGATCTACTTCAACAACACGGGCACCGGGACGGCGAATCGGGTCTGGATAAACAACACCATGCCCGTCAACGTGGAGTTCCTCACCTCGAGCCCACCACCCGCGCTGAACGACGGTCGGGACATCCGCTTCGCTTTCGACGACGTAGCTCCGGGCACGCACAGTCTCACCCTGGCGGTGGTGGTTGAGGACGGACTCCCAGGCGACACGACGTTCGTCAACAGCGTTGTACTCAACTACACGAACTCGCGAGACATCCCGCGGGAAGGGTCCTTCGACAGCGTCATCTCGGTGTTGGTCAATGCTGGCTCGGAGGGCGGTGAGGAAACGCCCATTTCATCCTCCCTCATTTTCTCGATTGTCCTCGTCGTTGGTTCGATCTCGGCGGGGGCCACATTCGTGGTGATGAACAGAAGGAAGCCGGTCATAGATGAGGTGTTCTTCCTCCACAGGAGCGGGGAGCTGATAAGGCACTACACGCGACGGATGAAACCCGACGTGGACAGCGACATCCTCAGCGGGATGCTCGTAGCGGTCCAGGACTTCGTCAGCGACACTTTCAAGTTCAGAAAGGGAGAGCTGAACCAGCTCAAGTTCGGAGAGTACCGCATCGCGATCATCCGCTGCAAGAACGCCATCCTGGCGGCAGTGACAGCGGGACCTGAGCCCAAGAAGCTGGAATCCCAGCTACGGGAAGTCTGCAAGGAGATAGAGACCAAGCTCGGGGGCAAGCTTGAGAAGTGGTCTGGAATGCCAGATGAACTGAGTGATGCGGATGATATCGTCAAGAAGCTAATCATAGATAAATACTGA